The proteins below are encoded in one region of Tsuneonella sp. CC-YZS046:
- the hslU gene encoding ATP-dependent protease ATPase subunit HslU gives MNDNLTPKAIVAALDEHIIGQAEAKRAVAVALRNRWRRQRLSPELRDEVTPKNILMIGPTGCGKTEISRRLAKLAEAPFVKVEATKFTEVGYVGRDVEQIARDLAEEAIRLEKDRRRDAVREAASHAAMERLLNALCGESASEATRESFRQRIVQNAMNDVEVEVEVEDTPSMPMEIPGLGGGVGMINLSDMMGKAFGRAPTKRRKLKVPDAWDKLVDEESEKRMDQDDVARVALQNAETNGIVFLDEIDKIAVSDVRGGSVSREGVQRDLLPLIEGTTVSTKYGPMKTDHVLFIASGAFHVAKPSDMLPELQGRLPIRVELQALTRDDFVAILSDTRANLVQQYKALIETEGVTLDFTDDAIREIASIAAQVNETVENIGARRLQTVMEKLLEEVSFDAEDRRGATVTVDEAYVREKLAGLASDSDLSRYIL, from the coding sequence ATGAACGACAATCTGACTCCCAAGGCGATCGTCGCCGCGCTGGACGAGCACATCATCGGCCAGGCCGAAGCCAAGCGCGCGGTGGCGGTGGCCCTGCGCAACCGCTGGCGCCGCCAGCGCCTGTCCCCCGAATTGCGCGATGAGGTGACGCCCAAGAACATCCTGATGATCGGGCCGACCGGCTGCGGCAAGACCGAGATCAGCCGCCGCCTGGCGAAGCTGGCCGAAGCGCCCTTCGTGAAGGTGGAGGCGACCAAGTTCACCGAGGTCGGCTATGTCGGCCGCGATGTCGAGCAGATCGCGCGCGATCTGGCCGAAGAAGCGATCCGGCTGGAAAAGGACCGCCGCCGCGATGCGGTTCGCGAGGCGGCCTCGCACGCGGCGATGGAACGGCTGCTCAATGCCCTGTGCGGCGAGAGCGCGTCCGAAGCCACCCGCGAGAGCTTCCGCCAGCGCATTGTCCAGAACGCGATGAACGATGTCGAGGTCGAGGTGGAGGTCGAGGACACGCCGTCCATGCCGATGGAGATACCCGGCCTCGGCGGCGGGGTGGGCATGATCAACCTGTCCGACATGATGGGCAAGGCGTTCGGCCGCGCGCCGACCAAGCGGCGCAAGCTCAAGGTGCCGGATGCGTGGGACAAGCTGGTCGACGAGGAATCCGAGAAGCGCATGGATCAGGACGACGTGGCCCGGGTCGCGCTGCAGAATGCGGAAACCAATGGCATCGTCTTTCTGGACGAGATCGACAAGATCGCGGTTTCCGACGTGCGCGGCGGGTCGGTCAGCCGGGAAGGGGTGCAGCGCGATCTGCTGCCGCTGATCGAAGGCACCACGGTTTCCACCAAATACGGGCCGATGAAGACGGACCATGTGCTGTTCATCGCCAGCGGCGCGTTCCACGTCGCCAAGCCGTCCGACATGCTGCCGGAACTGCAGGGCCGCCTGCCGATCCGGGTGGAGCTGCAGGCGCTCACCCGGGATGATTTCGTGGCGATCCTTTCGGATACCCGCGCCAATCTGGTCCAGCAATACAAGGCTCTGATCGAGACGGAGGGCGTGACGCTCGATTTCACGGATGACGCGATCCGCGAGATCGCCTCCATCGCCGCGCAGGTGAATGAGACGGTCGAGAATATCGGCGCCCGGCGCCTGCAGACCGTGATGGAGAAGCTGCTGGAGGAAGTGAGCTTCGATGCGGAGGACCGGCGCGGCGCGACCGTGACGGTGGATGAAGCCTATGTCCGCGAGAAGCTGGCCGGGCTGGCCAGCGATAGCGACCTCAGCCGCTACATCCTCTGA
- the fghA gene encoding S-formylglutathione hydrolase codes for MTIETISTNRSHGGEQGVYTHSSAVTGTPMTFSVFVPDHAPGSRLPVLWYLSGLTCTHANVTEKGEYRRTCAEHGIIFVAPDTSPRGNEVPDDEAYDFGKGAGFYVDATQEPWATSFRMRGYIERELPELIAASFPADMARQGITGHSMGGHGALTISLRNPGRFRSTSAFAPIVSPLNCPWGIKALTGYIGPDRAAWREYDACALIEDGARLPDLLVDQGTADNFLEEQLKTALLADACDQAGIPATIRMQDGYDHSYYFISSFMVDHVAWHAERLKR; via the coding sequence GTGACAATCGAGACAATCAGCACGAACCGCAGCCACGGCGGGGAGCAGGGCGTTTACACCCACTCCTCCGCCGTGACCGGCACGCCGATGACCTTCTCGGTCTTCGTGCCCGACCATGCGCCGGGCTCGCGGCTGCCGGTGCTGTGGTATCTTTCCGGACTCACCTGCACCCACGCCAATGTCACCGAGAAGGGCGAGTATCGCCGGACCTGCGCCGAGCATGGCATCATCTTCGTCGCGCCGGACACCTCTCCGCGCGGAAACGAGGTGCCGGATGACGAGGCTTACGATTTCGGCAAGGGCGCGGGCTTCTATGTGGACGCCACGCAGGAACCGTGGGCAACCAGCTTCCGGATGCGCGGCTATATCGAGCGGGAATTGCCCGAGCTGATCGCCGCAAGTTTCCCGGCGGACATGGCGCGGCAGGGCATCACCGGCCATTCGATGGGCGGGCACGGGGCGCTTACCATCAGCCTGCGCAACCCCGGCCGCTTCCGTTCCACCAGCGCCTTCGCGCCCATCGTCAGCCCGCTGAACTGCCCCTGGGGCATCAAGGCGCTGACCGGCTATATCGGGCCGGATCGCGCGGCCTGGCGCGAATATGACGCCTGCGCGCTGATCGAGGACGGCGCGCGCCTGCCTGACCTGCTGGTCGACCAGGGCACGGCGGACAATTTTCTGGAAGAACAGCTCAAGACCGCGCTGCTGGCCGATGCCTGCGATCAGGCGGGCATTCCCGCGACCATCCGGATGCAGGACGGCTACGACCACTCCTATTACTTCATCTCCAGCTTCATGGTGGACCACGTCGCCTGGCACGCGGAACGGCTCAAGCGCTGA
- the hslV gene encoding ATP-dependent protease subunit HslV — MNDSRASHGLIEWHGTTIIGVKKGGKTVIAGDGQVSMGNTVMKPNARKVRRIGEGKVIAGFAGATADAFTLFERLERKLEQYSGQLMRAAVELAKDWRTDKYLRNLEALMIVADAETMLVLTGNGDVLEPEAGIAAIGSGGNYALAAARAVSDYEEDAETIARRAMAVAADICVFTNDRVTVETI, encoded by the coding sequence ATGAATGACAGCAGGGCAAGCCACGGCCTGATCGAGTGGCACGGCACCACCATCATCGGCGTCAAGAAGGGCGGCAAGACCGTCATCGCCGGCGATGGCCAGGTTTCCATGGGCAATACGGTGATGAAGCCCAATGCCCGCAAGGTCCGGCGGATCGGCGAGGGCAAGGTGATCGCCGGGTTCGCCGGGGCCACGGCGGACGCCTTCACCCTGTTCGAGCGGCTGGAGCGCAAGCTGGAGCAATATAGCGGCCAGCTCATGCGCGCCGCGGTGGAACTCGCCAAGGACTGGCGGACCGACAAATATCTCCGCAATCTGGAAGCGCTGATGATCGTCGCCGATGCGGAGACGATGCTGGTGCTGACCGGCAATGGCGATGTGCTGGAGCCGGAAGCGGGGATCGCCGCGATCGGATCGGGCGGGAATTACGCCCTGGCCGCCGCGCGCGCCGTTTCGGACTATGAAGAGGATGCGGAAACCATCGCGCGCCGCGCCATGGCCGTCGCCGCCGACATCTGTGTGTTCACCAATGACCGCGTGACGGTCGAAACCATTTGA
- a CDS encoding enoyl-CoA hydratase/isomerase family protein, with protein sequence METLALETAGPVARLSLDRPDQRNAMSALLVAELGECLQQLEGDARIRAIVLSGSGRGFCAGSDLSELAAMDAAGREAFEAESGRLARLIWNLETPVIAAVTGFAIGGGFTLATSCDIVVTAPDAKWSLPEVPIGLFPAWGIDSVVLRAGQARARRLCWGIDILDGQQAVEAGLADELADDPIAAAHELAQKLAALPPESAPAVKRYFAPAGPAAASDAAANRHFLQCCDTAEAAASFIRYGKSR encoded by the coding sequence ATGGAAACGCTTGCCCTCGAAACCGCCGGCCCGGTCGCAAGGCTCAGCCTCGACCGGCCGGATCAGCGCAATGCGATGTCGGCCCTTCTCGTGGCGGAACTGGGCGAGTGCCTTCAGCAGCTTGAAGGCGATGCTCGAATACGCGCGATCGTCCTGTCCGGCTCCGGCCGGGGGTTTTGCGCCGGAAGCGACCTTTCGGAACTGGCCGCGATGGACGCCGCCGGGCGCGAGGCGTTCGAGGCCGAATCCGGCCGCCTCGCCCGGCTGATCTGGAATCTGGAAACCCCGGTGATCGCCGCCGTGACCGGCTTCGCGATAGGCGGCGGCTTCACCCTTGCCACCTCCTGCGACATCGTCGTCACCGCGCCCGATGCCAAGTGGTCGCTGCCGGAAGTGCCGATCGGCCTGTTCCCGGCCTGGGGCATCGATTCCGTCGTGCTGCGCGCCGGGCAGGCGCGGGCGCGGCGGCTGTGCTGGGGGATCGACATCCTCGACGGACAACAGGCGGTCGAGGCGGGGCTCGCGGACGAACTGGCGGACGACCCCATCGCGGCGGCGCATGAACTGGCGCAAAAGCTGGCCGCCCTGCCCCCCGAATCCGCCCCAGCGGTCAAGCGCTACTTCGCTCCGGCCGGGCCGGCGGCGGCAAGCGACGCTGCGGCCAATCGCCATTTCCTGCAATGCTGCGACACCGCCGAAGCCGCCGCCAGCTTCATCCGCTACGGCAAGAGCCGGTAG
- a CDS encoding CaiB/BaiF CoA-transferase family protein, whose translation MGPLKGVRVLEMSNIGPGPFCGMLLSDLGADVLRVDRLVPGDLGFAIDPRFDLLHRGKQAIAIDLKHPDGVATVRGLARQADLLIEGYRPGVMEKLGLGPDPLLSDNPRLVYGRMTGWGQQGSYAAMAGHDINYIGVAGALAGIGPKDGDPVPPLNLVGDFAGGSLYLAMGLLAALLETRRSGRGQVVDAAMVDGISSMMAMHLGFRQAGIWNLERGSNAVDGGAPYYACYRTKDGKYMAAGAVELRFYRIMIDRLGLDLTDLPDRDNPACWDELRAILQERFASRTRGEWTEIFDGSDACVTPVYDLDEAPDSPLAQERGLFLKPGGITMPAPAPRFGRTPPAEPEGTVDPASATHISLADWGIGPAEISRLAADGIIPPS comes from the coding sequence ATGGGACCACTGAAAGGCGTGCGGGTGCTGGAAATGTCCAATATCGGACCAGGCCCGTTCTGCGGCATGCTGCTGTCCGATCTCGGCGCGGACGTGCTGCGGGTCGACCGTCTCGTCCCCGGCGATCTGGGCTTCGCCATCGATCCCCGCTTCGACCTGCTCCATCGCGGCAAGCAGGCGATCGCGATCGACCTGAAGCATCCGGATGGCGTGGCGACTGTGCGCGGCCTGGCCCGGCAGGCCGACCTGCTGATCGAAGGATATCGCCCGGGGGTGATGGAAAAGCTCGGCCTCGGCCCCGATCCGCTGCTCTCGGACAATCCCCGGCTGGTCTATGGCCGCATGACCGGCTGGGGCCAGCAGGGCAGCTACGCCGCCATGGCGGGTCATGACATCAACTATATCGGCGTGGCGGGCGCGCTTGCCGGGATCGGCCCGAAGGATGGCGATCCGGTGCCGCCGCTCAATCTGGTGGGGGATTTCGCGGGAGGCTCGCTCTATCTCGCGATGGGCCTGCTCGCCGCGCTGCTCGAAACCCGCCGGAGCGGCCGAGGGCAGGTGGTCGACGCGGCCATGGTGGACGGCATATCGAGCATGATGGCCATGCATCTGGGCTTTCGGCAGGCCGGCATCTGGAACCTCGAGCGCGGAAGCAATGCGGTGGACGGCGGCGCGCCCTATTACGCCTGCTATCGCACGAAGGACGGCAAATACATGGCGGCGGGGGCTGTCGAGCTGCGCTTCTACCGGATCATGATCGACCGGCTGGGCCTCGACCTCACCGACCTTCCCGACCGCGACAATCCGGCCTGCTGGGATGAGCTGCGCGCGATCCTGCAGGAACGCTTCGCCAGCAGGACCCGCGGCGAATGGACGGAGATCTTCGACGGCAGCGATGCCTGCGTCACCCCGGTCTATGACCTTGATGAAGCGCCGGATTCTCCCTTGGCGCAGGAACGCGGGCTGTTCCTGAAGCCCGGCGGGATCACCATGCCGGCCCCCGCCCCGCGCTTCGGCCGCACCCCGCCGGCCGAACCCGAAGGGACTGTCGACCCGGCCAGCGCGACCCATATTTCGCTGGCGGATTGGGGGATCGGACCAGCCGAAATAAGCCGCCTCGCCGCCGACGGGATCATACCGCCCAGCTAG
- a CDS encoding S-(hydroxymethyl)glutathione dehydrogenase/class III alcohol dehydrogenase: MKTRAAVAFEAKKPLEIVELDLEGPKAGEVLVEIMATGICHTDAYTLDGFDSEGIFPSILGHEGAGIVREVGAGVTSVAPGDHVIPLYTPECRQCKSCLSGKTNLCTAIRATQGKGLMPDGTTRFSYKGQPIYHYMGCSTFSNFTVLPEIAVAKIREDAPFQTSCYVGCGVTTGVGAVVNTAKVQVGEKVVVFGLGGIGLNVIQGAKMVGADVIVGVDLNPDREEWGRKFGMTHFINGAGKSRDDVIAEVLQLTDGGADYSFDATGNTEVMRTALECCHRGWGESIIIGVAEAGKEISTRPFQLVTGRVWKGTAFGGAKGRTDVPKIVDWYMNGKIQIDPMITHVLTLEEINKGFDLMHAGESIRSVVVY, translated from the coding sequence ATGAAGACCCGCGCCGCCGTTGCATTCGAAGCGAAGAAGCCGCTCGAGATCGTCGAACTGGATCTGGAAGGGCCGAAGGCGGGCGAGGTACTGGTGGAGATCATGGCGACGGGAATCTGCCACACCGACGCCTACACGCTGGACGGCTTCGATTCGGAAGGAATCTTCCCCTCGATCCTCGGCCATGAAGGCGCGGGCATCGTGCGCGAGGTGGGCGCGGGCGTGACCAGCGTGGCGCCGGGCGACCATGTGATCCCGCTCTACACTCCGGAATGCCGGCAATGTAAGTCCTGCCTTTCCGGCAAGACCAACCTGTGCACCGCGATCCGCGCGACCCAGGGCAAGGGGCTGATGCCGGACGGCACCACGCGCTTTTCCTACAAGGGGCAGCCGATCTATCATTACATGGGCTGCTCGACCTTCTCCAACTTCACCGTGCTGCCGGAAATCGCGGTGGCGAAGATCCGGGAGGACGCGCCGTTCCAGACCAGCTGCTATGTCGGCTGCGGCGTGACCACCGGGGTCGGGGCCGTGGTCAACACCGCCAAGGTCCAGGTCGGGGAGAAGGTCGTCGTCTTCGGCCTGGGCGGCATCGGGCTGAATGTGATCCAGGGTGCGAAGATGGTGGGCGCGGATGTGATCGTCGGCGTCGATCTCAACCCCGACCGGGAGGAATGGGGCCGCAAGTTCGGCATGACTCACTTCATCAACGGCGCGGGCAAGAGCCGCGACGACGTGATCGCCGAAGTGCTGCAACTGACCGACGGCGGCGCGGACTACAGCTTCGACGCCACCGGCAACACCGAAGTGATGCGCACCGCGCTGGAATGCTGCCACCGCGGCTGGGGCGAATCGATCATCATCGGCGTGGCCGAAGCGGGCAAGGAGATCAGCACCCGCCCGTTCCAGCTGGTCACCGGCCGGGTGTGGAAGGGCACCGCGTTCGGCGGGGCCAAGGGCCGCACCGATGTGCCGAAGATCGTGGACTGGTACATGAACGGCAAGATCCAGATCGACCCGATGATTACCCATGTCCTGACGCTGGAAGAGATCAACAAGGGCTTCGACTTGATGCATGCGGGTGAGAGCATCCGCAGCGTCGTGGTCTACTGA
- a CDS encoding glycosyltransferase family 2 protein has product MTTPTISVAMSVYNGERFLAEAIESVLWQSFTDFEFLILDDGSSDGTRAIIERYAALDSRIRPIIRENRGLIVSLNQLIEEARAKLVARMDADDVCKPERFARQVAFLAANPDCGVVGSWTEDIDEFGDRYRLEGLDHPRNHEEFLQAIEQGAPLLCHPAVIFRRDIVRAVGGYHAAFRHCEDMDLWLRLASITRIANVPERLLKYRHYGDQVSSRYATEQQIGAAVALLAFKERQAGRPDPTEHLRELPPLEELDRLFGREGVSRWVRSRVAPGILYSRSGLRDEGFDIVLQHIREGGSRDGMWRTVARLLRFGEPARAIALATTLATN; this is encoded by the coding sequence ATGACCACCCCCACCATCTCCGTTGCAATGAGCGTCTATAATGGCGAGCGCTTCCTCGCGGAGGCGATCGAAAGCGTCCTTTGGCAAAGCTTCACGGATTTCGAATTCCTGATTCTGGATGACGGCTCATCCGACGGAACCCGCGCGATCATAGAGCGCTATGCGGCTCTCGATTCCCGAATCCGGCCCATCATCCGGGAGAATCGCGGCCTGATCGTCAGCCTGAATCAGCTGATCGAGGAAGCGCGGGCGAAACTCGTGGCGCGCATGGATGCGGACGACGTCTGCAAGCCCGAACGCTTTGCGAGGCAGGTCGCCTTTCTCGCGGCGAATCCCGATTGCGGCGTGGTCGGCAGCTGGACCGAGGATATCGACGAGTTCGGCGACCGCTACCGGCTTGAAGGCCTGGACCATCCCCGGAATCACGAGGAGTTCCTGCAGGCGATCGAACAGGGCGCGCCTCTGCTGTGCCATCCGGCGGTGATATTCCGCCGCGATATAGTGCGGGCGGTCGGCGGCTATCATGCGGCCTTCCGCCATTGCGAGGACATGGATCTCTGGCTGAGGCTGGCCAGCATCACCAGAATCGCCAACGTGCCCGAACGCCTGCTGAAATACCGCCACTACGGCGATCAGGTTTCCAGCCGCTATGCGACCGAGCAGCAGATCGGCGCGGCCGTGGCGCTGCTGGCTTTCAAGGAACGGCAGGCGGGCAGGCCCGATCCGACCGAACACCTGCGAGAGCTTCCTCCGCTCGAAGAGCTGGACCGGCTGTTCGGCCGGGAAGGCGTGTCGCGATGGGTGCGATCCCGGGTGGCCCCCGGCATCCTCTATTCGCGCAGCGGCCTGCGCGATGAAGGGTTCGACATCGTGCTCCAGCATATTCGGGAAGGCGGATCGCGCGATGGAATGTGGCGCACGGTCGCCCGCCTCCTGCGCTTCGGCGAACCCGCCAGGGCAATCGCGCTGGCAACCACCCTGGCGACGAATTGA
- a CDS encoding VOC family protein: protein MYSHMMVGSNDLSRSRKFYDAVFGALGANAGIEDDKGRLIYMHNDGIFLVTKPIDGNSATHANGGTIGFAMSNPEQAKAWHDAGVANGGKSIEDPPGIREGGFGTLYLAYLRDPDGNKLCALHRVA, encoded by the coding sequence ATGTATTCCCATATGATGGTCGGTTCCAATGACTTGAGCCGGTCGAGAAAATTCTACGACGCAGTGTTCGGCGCGCTGGGCGCCAATGCCGGGATTGAGGACGACAAGGGCCGACTCATCTATATGCATAATGACGGCATCTTCCTGGTGACCAAGCCCATCGACGGCAATTCCGCGACCCATGCCAACGGCGGCACGATCGGCTTTGCCATGTCGAACCCCGAGCAGGCCAAGGCCTGGCACGATGCGGGCGTGGCCAATGGCGGCAAGTCGATCGAAGATCCGCCGGGCATCCGCGAAGGCGGCTTCGGCACGCTCTATCTCGCCTATCTGCGCGACCCGGACGGCAACAAGCTCTGCGCGCTGCACCGCGTGGCCTGA
- a CDS encoding oligosaccharide flippase family protein, producing the protein MTRATPTETPEPVEREPAAMSVRGAAVWAMAGQYISFGVQFAASVIISRYFLTPAEVGLFSISLAAALLVAVLQDFGLSRYISGLPVLNREEIARCSSVAFLFSLIIASIIAITSWPMAKLYGQPALAPILLVVAGSYLFVPLSVVPLALMARTMQFRGHFAVNVGGAVAQGGVAVALAAAGYSSFALAWAMIAASLARGLIAQALRPCLPLPLRLDGLGQVINFGARTSVLYVTGALGTRTPDLIVGKLLGLFAVGLYSRAVSLSDQFRTLISGAIGSVFFPAFARIRDRGEPLGPAYLRVCAGYSAVIWPGMAGLALASEPIIRILYGEVWIETAPLLAMIAVTEIMLIALPLVSELPIVVGKLNRLIALNLLDTALSIILLAIGCLWGVEGAAASRLVYGVLWLCIYVRFMHGVVQFDARALLRIYAKSGLATASALIPLALTYLLWASPSQIGFGALAASVIAGAFTWFGALILLRHPALNEFLAIAATLPLGRFLRLPATAPR; encoded by the coding sequence GTGACTCGCGCGACCCCCACCGAAACCCCTGAACCGGTCGAGCGGGAACCGGCGGCGATGAGCGTGCGCGGCGCGGCCGTATGGGCGATGGCGGGCCAATACATATCCTTCGGGGTCCAGTTCGCGGCTTCCGTCATCATATCGCGCTATTTCCTGACCCCGGCCGAAGTGGGCCTGTTCTCCATCAGCCTGGCCGCAGCGCTGCTGGTGGCCGTGCTGCAGGACTTCGGCCTGTCGCGCTATATTTCCGGCCTGCCGGTGCTGAACCGCGAGGAAATCGCGCGATGCAGCTCGGTCGCCTTCCTCTTCTCCCTCATCATCGCCTCGATCATCGCCATCACGAGCTGGCCGATGGCAAAGCTCTATGGCCAGCCGGCGCTGGCGCCGATTCTCCTCGTGGTCGCCGGCAGCTATCTCTTCGTCCCGCTTTCGGTAGTGCCCCTGGCCCTGATGGCCCGCACCATGCAGTTCCGCGGCCACTTCGCCGTGAATGTCGGCGGCGCGGTCGCGCAAGGCGGGGTGGCCGTTGCCCTGGCGGCGGCGGGCTATTCCTCCTTCGCGCTGGCCTGGGCGATGATCGCCGCCTCGCTCGCGCGGGGATTGATCGCCCAGGCGCTGCGCCCTTGCCTGCCCTTGCCGCTCCGGCTCGACGGCCTGGGGCAAGTGATCAATTTCGGCGCGCGGACCAGCGTGCTCTATGTGACCGGCGCGCTCGGCACCCGCACCCCGGACCTCATCGTCGGCAAGCTGCTGGGCCTGTTCGCGGTGGGCCTCTACAGCCGGGCGGTCAGCCTGTCGGATCAGTTCCGCACCTTGATCTCGGGCGCTATCGGAAGCGTCTTCTTTCCGGCCTTTGCCCGCATTCGCGACCGGGGAGAGCCGCTCGGCCCGGCTTATCTGCGGGTATGCGCGGGCTACTCGGCGGTGATCTGGCCGGGCATGGCCGGCCTCGCGCTGGCATCCGAACCGATCATCCGCATTCTCTACGGTGAGGTCTGGATCGAGACCGCGCCGCTGCTGGCCATGATCGCGGTGACCGAGATCATGCTGATTGCCCTGCCGCTGGTCAGCGAATTGCCGATCGTCGTCGGCAAGCTCAACCGGCTGATCGCGCTCAACCTGCTGGATACCGCGCTCTCGATCATCCTGCTGGCGATCGGTTGCCTGTGGGGCGTGGAGGGAGCGGCCGCTTCCCGGCTGGTCTACGGCGTGCTGTGGCTGTGCATCTACGTCCGCTTCATGCATGGCGTGGTGCAGTTCGATGCGCGCGCCCTGCTGCGGATCTATGCGAAAAGCGGGCTGGCGACAGCAAGCGCGCTGATCCCGCTCGCGCTGACATATCTGCTGTGGGCATCCCCGTCGCAGATCGGCTTCGGCGCGCTGGCCGCATCGGTCATCGCCGGGGCATTCACCTGGTTCGGCGCGCTGATCCTGCTGCGCCATCCGGCGCTGAACGAGTTCCTGGCCATTGCCGCCACCCTGCCGCTCGGCCGCTTCCTGCGCCTCCCCGCCACCGCGCCCCGTTGA
- a CDS encoding ABC transporter ATP-binding protein/permease, whose amino-acid sequence MSPDTTDGKNAGGEDGWRALRRFFPYLWPEGNPALKQRIIGAIMLVLAGKAVMLALPFAYKRAVDTMTTASNEAMMVALALVLAYALGRFTSVAFDNLRNMVFERVGQDAARALAEDVFARLHSLSLRFHLARRTGEVTKVIERGTKSIDVMLYFLLFNIAPTVVELIAVAVIFYLQFGWGLVLATGVAVVAYALATRWITEWRTALRVRMNELDGQALSHAVDSLLNYETVKYFGAERREEERYGQAARAYAEAAVKSENSLGLLNVVQALIVNLLMAGAMGYTVWGWSQGRLTVGDLVFVNTYLIQLFRPLDMLGMVYRTVRQGLIDMTEMFRLIDTQIEIADAPGAPALLIRRPAVVFDDVVFGYEPDRTILHGLSFEVPAGTHVAIVGPSGAGKSTIGRLLFRFYDPWSGRILIDGQDIAQVTQASLRAAIGIVPQDSVLFNDTIGYNIAYGRDGASEEDVIAAARGAAILPFIQSLPDGFSTQVGERGLKLSGGEKQRIAIARTLVKNPAILLLDEATSALDTRTEQEILATLHRVSKDRTSISIAHRLSTIADADRILVLDKGRLAESGTHGELLRHDGLYAEMWTRQASEQPDAEAMHETAA is encoded by the coding sequence ATGTCCCCCGATACGACAGACGGAAAGAATGCCGGCGGCGAAGACGGCTGGCGCGCCTTGCGGCGCTTCTTCCCCTATCTCTGGCCCGAAGGAAATCCCGCTCTCAAGCAGCGAATAATCGGAGCCATCATGCTGGTGCTGGCGGGCAAGGCCGTGATGCTCGCCCTGCCCTTCGCCTACAAGCGGGCGGTCGACACGATGACCACCGCCAGCAACGAGGCGATGATGGTCGCGCTGGCGCTGGTGCTCGCCTACGCGCTGGGCCGCTTCACTTCGGTCGCTTTCGACAATCTGCGCAACATGGTGTTCGAGCGGGTCGGCCAGGATGCCGCGCGCGCGCTGGCGGAAGACGTGTTCGCCCGGTTGCACAGCCTCAGCCTGCGCTTCCATCTCGCCCGCCGCACCGGCGAAGTGACCAAGGTGATCGAACGCGGAACCAAGAGCATCGACGTCATGCTCTACTTCCTGCTGTTCAATATTGCCCCGACCGTCGTGGAGCTGATCGCGGTCGCGGTGATCTTCTACCTGCAGTTCGGCTGGGGCCTTGTCCTGGCGACTGGCGTGGCGGTGGTCGCCTATGCCCTGGCCACCCGCTGGATCACCGAATGGCGCACCGCGCTGCGGGTCCGGATGAACGAGCTGGACGGGCAGGCGCTGTCCCACGCCGTCGATTCTCTGCTGAATTACGAAACCGTCAAATATTTCGGAGCCGAACGGCGCGAGGAGGAACGCTATGGGCAGGCGGCCCGCGCCTATGCCGAGGCCGCCGTCAAGAGCGAGAACAGCCTCGGCCTGCTCAATGTCGTGCAGGCGCTGATCGTCAATCTGCTGATGGCGGGCGCGATGGGCTATACGGTATGGGGCTGGTCCCAGGGCAGGCTGACCGTGGGCGACCTCGTCTTCGTCAACACCTACCTGATCCAGCTGTTCCGGCCGCTGGACATGCTCGGCATGGTCTACCGCACCGTCCGCCAAGGGCTGATCGACATGACCGAAATGTTCCGGCTGATCGACACCCAGATCGAGATTGCCGATGCGCCGGGCGCGCCGGCGCTGCTGATAAGGCGCCCGGCCGTTGTCTTCGACGATGTAGTGTTCGGCTATGAGCCGGACCGGACGATATTGCACGGGCTGAGCTTCGAGGTCCCGGCTGGCACCCATGTCGCCATCGTCGGCCCCTCGGGCGCGGGCAAGTCGACTATCGGCCGCCTGCTGTTCCGCTTCTACGATCCGTGGTCCGGCCGCATCCTGATCGATGGGCAGGACATTGCCCAAGTCACGCAGGCCAGCTTGCGGGCGGCGATCGGCATTGTCCCGCAGGACAGCGTGCTGTTCAACGACACGATCGGCTACAACATCGCCTATGGCCGTGACGGTGCGAGCGAGGAAGACGTCATCGCCGCCGCCCGGGGTGCCGCGATCCTGCCTTTCATCCAGAGCCTGCCGGATGGCTTTTCCACGCAGGTTGGGGAGCGCGGGCTCAAATTGTCGGGCGGGGAAAAGCAACGCATCGCGATTGCTCGCACGCTGGTGAAGAATCCCGCGATCCTGCTGCTGGACGAAGCGACCAGCGCGCTCGACACCAGAACCGAGCAGGAAATTCTCGCCACGCTCCATCGAGTCTCGAAGGACCGGACCAGCATCTCCATCGCCCACCGCCTCTCGACCATTGCCGACGCCGACCGCATTCTGGTGCTGGACAAGGGGCGCCTGGCGGAAAGCGGAACCCATGGCGAACTGCTGCGCCATGACGGCCTCTATGCCGAAATGTGGACACGCCAGGCCAGCGAACAGCCGGATGCCGAAGCGATGCATGAGACGGCGGCCTGA